Proteins found in one Aspergillus chevalieri M1 DNA, chromosome 2, nearly complete sequence genomic segment:
- the ssuA gene encoding RNA polymerase II subunit A C-terminal domain phosphatase (BUSCO:EOG09264JW6;~COG:K;~EggNog:ENOG410Q76B;~InterPro:IPR006811;~PFAM:PF04722;~go_component: GO:0005634 - nucleus [Evidence IEA];~go_function: GO:0004721 - phosphoprotein phosphatase activity [Evidence IEA];~go_process: GO:0006397 - mRNA processing [Evidence IEA]) — protein sequence MAHDPRLAHMGTATPPPPPPPPPENNNACAETANDNAPESQPAEVTPAASDSYKLKFCTVCASNQNRSMEAHLRLSTAASPFPVVSFGTGSLVRLPGPSITQPNVYNFNSTSYSQMYEELFSKDERLYRSNGLLNMLERNRNLKWGPERFQDWVPGVPRVDHVSKGDKGAIGTEGGVVDVIITCEERCWDAVVDDLMNKGSVLNRPVHVFNVDIKDNHEEALVGGKAILELANRLNEAAALERKANGAQGWENGAGEARRSFDEKVPEILAAWQEKWPNLPALWTLAWL from the coding sequence ATGGCCCATGATCCTCGTCTGGCTCATATGGGGACTGCCACTCCCCcacctcctccacccccTCCTCCAGAGAACAACAATGCCTGTGCAGAGACAGCCAACGACAACGCCCCCGAGTCCCAGCCGGCAGAAGTGACACCAGCCGCCTCCGACTCGTACAAGCTCAAGTTCTGCACAGTATGCGCGTCGAACCAGAACCGGTCGATGGAGGCCCACCTCCGTCTCTCGACGGCGGCATCTCCCTTCCCCGTCGTCTCCTTCGGCACGGGCTCGCTCGTCCGTCTCCCCGGCCCCTCCATCACCCAACCCAACGTCTACAACTTCAACTCCACCTCGTACTCCCAAATGTATGAAGAATTGTTTTCCAAAGATGAACGGCTGTACCGTAGTAATGGCCTCCTGAACATGCTGGAGCGCAACCGCAACCTCAAATGGGGCCCCGAGCGTTTCCAGGACTGGGTCCCCGGCGTGCCGCGCGTCGACCACGTTTCCAAGGGTGACAAGGGCGCCATCGGCACCGAGGGCGGCGTCGTGGACGTCATCATCACCTGCGAGGAGCGGTGCTGGGACGCCGTCGTCGACGATCTCATGAATAAGGGCTCCGTGCTTAACCGGCCCGTGCATGTATTCAATGTCGATATCAAGGATAACCACGAGGAGGCGCTGGTGGGGGGCAAAGCCATTCTCGAACTAGCCAATAGACTCAACGAGGCTGCTGCACTGGAGCGGAAAGCGAATGGGGCACAAGGTTGGGAGAATGGCGCCGGCGAAGCAAGACGGAGTTTCGATGAGAAGG